In Vanacampus margaritifer isolate UIUO_Vmar chromosome 9, RoL_Vmar_1.0, whole genome shotgun sequence, the following proteins share a genomic window:
- the mrpl13 gene encoding large ribosomal subunit protein uL13m, with product MSSFSRSAQQWATFARSWFLIDARLQPPGKIATMCSIRLQGKHKPIYHALSDCGDHVVVINSKHIAFSGNKWEQKVYSSHTGYPGGFKQVTAAQLHQKDPKAIVKLAVYGMLPKNLHRRTMMQRLHIFPEDELPDDIRANLTEELPQPRIIPKKLSEYTQEEINAFPRLWTPPEDFKMD from the exons ATGTCAAGTTTCTCTAGATCTGCCCAG CAATGGGCCACCTTTGCTCGCTCGTGGTTCCTGATCGATGCCAGATTACAGCCTCCTGGCAAAATAGCCACCATGTGCTCAATCAGGCTACAAGGGAAACACAAACCGATTTACCATGCACTCA GTGACTGTGGTGACCATGTAGTGGTAATAAACAGTAAACACATTGCCTTCTCTGGTAACAAATGGGAGCAGAAAGTCTACTCGTCACACACTGG CTACCCTGGAGGCTTCAAACAAGTCACTGCTGCTCAGCTCCATCAAAAAGACCCCAAAGCT ATTGTGAAGTTAGCCGTGTACGGCATGTTGCCCAAAAACCTGCACAGGCGTACCATGATGCAACGCTTACACATATTTCCTGAAGAC GAGCTGCCCGACGACATCCGAGCCAACCTGACGGAGGAGCTGCCTCAGCCCAGAATAATTCCCAAGAAGCTCAGCGAGTACACGCAAGAGGAGATCAACGCCTTCCCCAGACTTTGGACGCC ACCTGAAGACTTCAAGATGGACTAG